TAATTCTCGGGCGAGTTGCCGGTCAGCAGGTAGTGCCAGAGGGCGCCCAGGGCGTAGATGTCGGCCCGCTCGTCGACGCTGCCGTCCAGGTAGCCGAACTGCTCGGGCGGCGAGTAGCCCGGGGTGGCGTCGGTGCGCTCGGTGACCGGGATCAGCATCGCCCGGTGGAAGCCCGTCAGGCGGACGCGCTGCCCGTCGGGCGCCACGACCACGTAGCGTGGCTGGATATCCAGGTGCAGGATCTGCCTGCGGTGAAGCTGCGAGAGCGCCTGGCACAACTGCACCATCCAGTCGAGCGACATCTGCACGGAGATGTCCTGGCCGCCCTTGAGCAGGAAGGCCAGGTCGCGGCCCTCCAGTTGCTCGATGACGAGGTAGGCGCGATCGTCCTGCTTGAAGATGTCGAGGGCCTTGACGACCGTGGGATAGCTGACCGAGCGCAGGATGAGGAATTCGTTCTGGAACGGGTTCTCGGACGCCTTGTCGGCCCATTCGCTCTCGGCCAGGACCGAGCTCTGCACCGGGGTGCTGCGATCGCCGGTCTCCTTGAGGATGACCGTCAGGTCGGTGATGGTGTCGGTCGCCCGGTAGAGGTTGACGCCCTCCTTGGCCTCCAGGAAGCGCTGGAGCCGGTAGCGATCGGCCAGGACGGTCTCGGCCGCCAGCGGTTCGGGGGCCGGGACGGCCACGTCGGTCGGATCGCCCACCTGCACCTCGCGATCGGTCATTTCGCCACCTGCAGCAGGAAGTACGCGGCGATGAAGGCGAGCACGAACAGCATCACGCCCGCGAGCACCAGGAACCACGGTTCGCGCGTGAACGGCGCCTTCGTCTGGGTGGTGGGCATCGCCAGGTTGCGAGCCGTCAAGGCGCGCTCGTGGATCTTGTCGTGCGTCGTGGTGTGATGCGCCGCGATGTAGTTGCGGCAGTGCGGGCAGAACTGCCGGCCGCGCGAGATCTGCTTGCTGCAGTGCGGGCAGTTGCGCACGGCGCCCGTCTGCTCGCCGCCGGTGGCGATCAACTCGGCGAGCAGTTCGTCGGCCGAGGCGTAGCGCTTGTCGATGTCGGTCTCGAGACACTTCATGACGGTGCGTTCGGTCTGCTCCGACACCGCCGGGTTGAGGGTGCGAACGGGCGGAAAGCTGAACGGCGGCTCGTTTTGCGGGTCGCGGCCGGTCAGCAGGTAGTGCATCGTGGCGCCCAGGGCGTAGATGTCGGTGCGCTGCTCCACCTGGCCGCGGTACTGCTCGGGCGGCGCGTAGCCCTGGGTGCCGATCATGGTGCCTCGCGCCTGCGGGTTGAAGAACCGGGCGATGCCGAAGTCGACCAGGTAGATCTTGCCGAAGCTGGTCAGGATGAGGTTGGCCGGCTTCATGTCCCGGTAGATGATCGGCGGCTTCTGGTGATGCAGGTAGGACAGGACGTCGCAGACCTGGATCGCCCAGCCCAGCACGCCCTTTTCGTCGAACGGCCCGCCGTTCTCGTGCATCTTCTGCTCCAGGTCGGCGCCGTTGATGTACTCCATCACGAGGTAGTGGCGGTTGGCCTCGGTGAACCGGTCGTACACCTCCGGGATGGCGTTGTGGCGGAGGTTGGCCAGCAGATCCGCCTCGCGGTAGAAGTTCTGGGTGGCGATGTCGCGTTGCTCGGGATCGTGGAAGTGGTCGAGCATCTCCTTGACGATGCAGACCTTCGACGAGAAGCGCGTGTCGTTGGCCAGGTAGATGGCGCCCATCCCGCCCTGGCCGACCAGTTGCGTGATGCGGTAGCGGTCCTGGAGCAGCGTGGACGGCGCGAGCAGGTGGTTGGAACTGCCCGCCGTGGACGAGGCGGGCTGGGTCACGCCTGGCCCGGCCACCGCGGTGACGGCGGCCTTGAGCGGCTTACCGCAATCGCAGCAGAACCGGTTTTCCGGGTCGTTGTACGTCGAGCAGAAAGGACAGTTCAACGAATTGGCTTCCCAGACTCTGCTACGAACCTACCCCAGCGCCCGGCGGCGAGTTTTTCACCACAGGATCAAATTTACCACGTAGGAACGGTTATCTCTGATTCCCAGGTCCGGCCCCGCGCCCGTGGTGTTTGCGTCGCTCCATGCCGACGTGTCGCCCGCCGCCGCGACCAGGCCGGCCCCGTACGGGGCCACGGCGGCGACCGCGGGCTCCTGGGTCGAGATGCCCGCCACCCGGTAGCCCCCCTGGGCCCGGAGGACGGCCTGGGCCGGCGCCACGGCGAACACCGAGGCGCTCTGGAACAGCGCGACGTCGGCGCTCGCGAAGGGCCAAGGCGCCATGGCGGAGGCGAGCGGCCAGTCGAGGGAGCTCGCGTTTTGGCTGCTGCGCACCAGGTCCGCGTTGATCGCGATGCCGGCCGAATGCACCAGCGCCTCCGCGGCCTCGGGGCTGTAGCCCGCCAGGCCGCCCCACTCGCCCAGGACCACGAGCTTCCCGCCCTGGCGGGCCCATTCCAGGAGATCGGAAGCCTTCGCCGCGACGGCCTCGCCCGGGGCGGCGAACACCTGGATGTCGGCGCCCTGCGGGTCTTCCTCCTTGACCGTCGCCCGCTCGGCGAGGGCGGCCTTCAGCCCGCCCAGGACCGCCGCCGCCGCGGTGGTGCCGAATACGGCGCCGGCGTTGGCCAGGTTGATCGTCAAGGGCCTCGCCGCCAGTCTCACGGTCCCGAGGTCGCCGCCCGGCCTTCCGCCCTCGACGGTGGCCGCGGCGTACCCGGTCTTGCGGATCGCCACCGAATGAATCGACCCCGGCGCCAGGCCGGCCAGGCGGAACGCGCCGTCGGCGCCAGCGAACGCCAGCTCGTCGCCCGCCTGGATACGGGCGCCCGGCAGTGCCGCCCCCGAGGCGGCGTCCACGACGCGGCCGACGATCTCGCCCGCGCCCGGCTCCATGACCACCTCGACCTTCGTGTCCTCGGTCTTCTGGCCCGACTTGGTCCGGGCCGCGATCGCAAGGTCTTGCAGCTTCGTGACGTAGCCCGGCGCGGAGACCCGCAGCCGGTACGTCCCGGCGGTCAGCGGCCCGAACGAGAGGTCGAACGTCGCCCCGGACACGCCGCCGGCCAGGGTCGGGCCATGGATGCCTATGGTGGCCCTGGGGACCCGCAGGCCGGTGCGGGCGTCCTTGACCTTGAGGTAGAGCGTGCTGCCGGTGAGGAACCGGGCCGACTGCTGGGTCTGGCCGGGGGCCACCGCGACGAACGTGGGCGGCACCTTGGTGGGTTCGAGGCGGATGGGGGGGATGGGCTGGGGGCACCCCCCGGTGGACGCCACCACCACGACGCAAAGTCCCGGAAGCAGCGGCGTCCACCGCCGGCCGCACCGGGCGGCCCCACGCGACCCGTCCCGGGAGGACACCCCTTCCTTACTTCCCGTCATGGCTCACCTGCGACAGGGCGCCAAGCGGGTTGAGCAAGCCATAGCCGAAGCGATCCGTGAATGCTCCCCCGGTGCCGGGGACGGCCACGGCGGTCGCCACGAGGCGCTGGCGGACCTGGGCGGCCGACAGGTTCGGCTCCCTCGACAGGATCAGCGCGGCGACGGCCGAGACCTGGGGAGTGGCCATGGACGTGCCGGTGAGGCGCCCGTAGCCCGTGCCCACCACCTTGCCGACGATGACGATGTCCGAAGTGTAGGTGGGTACCGTGCTGTATACGCCGCACTTGCGCTCCGGGCAGTCGGCCGTGTCCGACCCGCCGGGAGCAACCAGATCCAGTTCGGGACCGCTGCTGCTGTACTGGGCACCCTTCGACAGCGCCTCGGGATAGCCGGCGTCGGCCGGGTGCCCGACCGCGCCCACCGCGATCGCGCCCGGGTAGGCGGCCGGGTAGTTCACCCGCAGGCCGTCGTTGCCGCTGGCCACGACCAGCAGGGCGCCCCGCGCCGCCAGGTACTCGATGGCCTCCTCGAGCGCCGGCCCGGGCTGCGGGCCGCCCACCGACAGATTGATGACCCGGGCGCCGGCGTCGGCGGCGTCGCGCAGGCCCCTGGCGATGCAGAAATCGTTGCCGTCGCCAAGCGCGTTCATCGTCTTCACCGGCAGAATAGACACGCCGGGGCCGAGCCCGACCGTGTTGCAGGGCGGTTCCTTGCACTCGACTCCCGGCTGGTTGTTGCCCAAGGCGGCGATGATGCCGGCGACGTGCGTGCCGTGGCCGTTGCCGTCCGGGCCGGGATGCGCCGCGTCGCTGTAGGCGGTGGCGTAGTTGAAATTGAGCCGGGAAGCGCCGGGCGGCGCGAGTTCGTCGGTCGGCGGCGAGCCGCACACCGAGATCTCGTCGAAGTAGCGGACGCTGCCGCTGGCGTCCCTGGCGATGTTGGCCGCGAGATCCGGGTGGCGCACGTCCACGCCCGAGTCCACGACCGCCACCATGATCGGCTTGCCGGGCGGATTGTCTGCGGCGAAGGTCCGCAGGGTCGCCGGGCGATCGACGCCCCACGCCTGGTTTGCCTGCACCACGGCCAGGTGCCAGAGCGGGTTGTCCTTCGCGGGTACGGCCGGATCGAACTCGCTGGCCTGGTAGGCCTGGATCCGCCGGACGTAGTTCGGCTGGGAGAACCGCACGCCGCGCACCCGGCGCGAAACCGCCAGGGGGTCGTGGCCGGCCGGCAGGACCCAGAGCTCGCTGCTCTCCCCGAGCGGCACGGCCCGCAACACGCCGAACTCGTCCCGCAGCGCCGCGCGGTCGCTAGCGGGCCTGTAGCCGACTATCACCTGCCCCGGCACGAAGTCGGAGGCGCCGGTCGGCGCCGGGCCGGGATTGAAGCAGGCGGACAGGGCCAGGGCCGCCGCCCCCGCCCACCTGGCCAGGGCCGCGCCAAGCGCCCGCGCCGGCGAGCGCGGCCGCTCTCCCGGCAAGGGCGCCATTTGACCGCCGCCTACCTCCCGTAGGACGGTTCGGCTCCCATCACGTAGGGACATAGCTTGAACAGGCGCGCCGCCGTCCGGGGATTGGCTCCCTGCGGCAGCGAGTACCGTACGCGCCCGTTATCCTCCTCCTGCAGTTCCACCCCGTACACCGTGCCCACCAGTTCCGGAATCGGTTCCCGCACGCCGGGCCGGAAGGTCACGAAGACCGAATCCCCCAGTAGCTCGTCGGTGCTCATGCGCAGTTCCGGCAGCGCCGGTTGCCGGGGCGGCGTGGGCTTGGCCGGTTTCGCCGGCTTGGCGCCCGCCAGCGGCGGGATGCTCATTTTGAAGTTCGGTTCGGCATACTCCACTATGGGCGAACTGGAGAATTCGGTCGCCAGATCGGGCACTTCCACGCCCTCCGGCACCTGGAGCTTGTAGATCCGATCCTCGCCAAGATCCAGCCGGCTCAAGACTTTCGTCCCGGTCTGGAGCAAGAACTGGTTGATGTCCTTTTGCGAGGTCCCGCGCTTGAACTTCACCAGGATCTCACCGGGCACGTAGCTGGCGCCGGATTCGCCGGCCGCCGCCTCCTCGGCGACCTCTCGCGCCTCCTCGCCGGCCGGCCCGGCCTGGGGCAGCGCGCCGGCCCCGACCTTGAACTTGCCCCTGGGCATCTGCTCGTCGAGGCGGCGCTTGGGCCGGGGCTTGACTTCCTTGACCCAGGGCATCGCGGCGAAGAACGACGCGAAATCGTCCCGGTTGCCCCTGGGGCCCTGGCGGACGATGAAGCGGTCGCGGCCGAGATCCTTGCCGGTCTCGGTACCCATGACCTGGTCGACGATCTTCAGGAAGCGAGCGCCGTGGCCGGGCTGCAGCGTCACCTGCAACTCGTCGCTCGCCAGGGGGTCGCTGCTGCTGGAATACACGGCATCTCCCGGCGCGCCCTCGCCCACTCCGGTGCGTACCCGCTCGGATTTCGCGGCGGCCGGATGCGCCAGGCTCCAGGCCAGGGTGACGACCAGCAGGGCCGCCCAGGGGCGTCTGGGATCTCTCACGTCATTGTTCCTTGTACTCGGAAGCGTAAGCCTTGAAGGTCACGTCGTCCTGGGTGATACCCGGAGGAATGTTTTGCGGGTAGAGGGGGGTGGCATCCAGGGCGTCCCGGCGCTCCAGGGGTAGATCCTTGTTGAGCGCGAGCGAGAAGTAGGTGTTGTTGGCCGAGAACCATTGGTCGAGCTTCCAGCCCGTGGGATCGCCGTTGATGGCCGCATCGGGCGGGCGGACCGCGGTGACGAGGTTGGCCTCCAGTTGCTTGAGGTTCTTGAGATCGTCCTCGGGGATGAAGCGGTTGAGCACCAGGGTCAGTTCGATGGTGTCGACGGGTCCCGACCCGGGGCCCGCGGGGGTGCCGGGAGCCGACGTGGGAACGCCGGAGTTGATCAAGCGGAAATCCTGTCCCTGCGAAAGGTTCTGCCGGGGCTCGATGCGGTCGCGGGTGCGGGTGCCGGCCTTGAAGACCTGCTCCCATTGCTGGAAGACCGGCGCGCCGCCCACGAAGTTGAGGACGAACATGTGGGTCCACACGTTTCCTGGTTCCACCGGCTGGCTGACGTACACGAGGTTGATGCCGGGCGTCTTGTCGGTGACGTAGAACGGCAGATCCCAGCCGACGGCGGGCTTCTCCAGGGGCCAGGGGCCGTAGGGCTTGGGCCCGTCGTCGGGATTCCCCGACAGGTCCAGCGCCACGATGTAGCGAATGTCCTGGTTCTGCTGCGCCAGCTGGCGCGCCACGGTGGCCCGGAACAGCAGCGTCCGTTGCGGCGGCGGCACCGTGACGGCGTTGGCGCACGCACCGAGCGCGCCGGCGGCCAGCAAGCCGGCGGCGAGCAGGGGGAAAGTCCGGGACGTCATGGCGTGATACCCAGCTGGCTGGTGGAGACGCCGAGGTTGCCGGCGCCGATGGAGGTGGGATCGATGCTGAGGATATCGAAATTGAGCGCCGTCATGTGGAGCTTGAGGAGATACCGGTCGCCGGACCGATCCTCGCCCGGCGCCCGCTCGTAGGAGAGCGAAAGGATGAAGTCGTGCAGGTCCCGGGCGATGGCGATGCGGGTCGGCCGGTAGGCGCGCCGGTCGCTCTTGGGATCGTTGGGGTCCTGCTGCGCCTGCGGCAGCCGCTCCCAGGCCGCGGCCAGGCCGAGTTCCCAGTGGCCGTCCCAGCTCTCGCCGAACGAGGCCTTGAGCTCGTTGGTCAGGCTCGTGACCTTGCCGGTGTCGGGCTCCCAGTTGAGGCTCGTCGTCAGCCAGCCTCCAGGCTGCGTTTTCGCCATGCCCCAGTTACCGCCGATGACCTGCTCGGTCGTGCGCAACGTGGCCGCGAGCGTGGTCGTGTTCCACTTGCCCCTGATATCGTCCGGGCCATCGCCCTTGAACTCGAGGTGCGGCACCTGCTTGAAGTGATAGCTGGAGTTGACCGATACCGAGATCAGCCCGCTGGGGTTGAGGGTAAGCGACGTGCGATAGTCCGAGTAGCGCAGGCGCTCGTAGTCGTAGCCGAGATTGTGCGTCCATGAGATGGTCCCGGGAAAGTCCATCACATCGCGAAATGCGCCGCCGGCCGCGGCGAGGGCCTCGCCGACCGGCCGCAGGTCGTAGGCGGCCAGCCCGCCGGGCAGCTCGACACCCGAGAGCAGGTCGCGGGCAGCGCGCCCGCCGGCCGCGACGGGTTCGCCGAAGAAGCCGCGCGCGTGGGCGCCCTTCCACTCGAAGTTTTCCGCGCCGTTGAGAGTGGTCTCCTTGGAGAGCGACCGGCGATCCCACTGGAACGGCGTGTTGGACCGCTTGGTGGGGTCCTTTTCGTCGATTCCGCCTGGCATGACGCGGCTGTAGGTGAGAGTCTGCTTCCACCAGTCGGTGTACTGCGTGCCGAGGGCGGTCTTCAGCGTGGTGTTGTAGGCCTGGTCGCCGGTGCCGTAGAAGCGCTGCTCGAAGGCGGTGCCACCGAAGTCGAGCGTCGAGCGGAAGCCCATTTCGTGAGCCTTGTTGTTGAGCTCCAGCCTCGGCACGGCGCGCGAGATGAAGCCCAGGTTCGGCCGCTTGTGCGCTAGGCTCGAATCGGTCAGGACCTTCTGCACATCCTCTTCGGGAAAGATGGCCGAATCGAAGTACCGGCCCATGTCGATGGCCAGCGTGAACGGCTGGTACTCGCCAAGGATGGGCTTGCTCTTGAGTTCCAGCTCCGGGAGCTCGTCCACGTGCGGCGCCTGCCGGAACGATTGCCTGCCGGCCTGCGGCTCGAACCGGAACTTCTTGGCCGCCTCGGCCCGAAAATCGCCCCAGCCCAGATCGGCCGTGTAGGCCAGTTTCTCGTCGAGGTTCTCGACGACCGGCTGGGGGCTCGGATTGACCTGCTTCGAATAGGTATTGGACCAGGCGAGGTTGGAGTTGCTGGTCGAACCGGGCAGGGGCGGCAGAGCCTGGCTCACGGTGAGGGTGCCCGAGGTGTTGGTGGTCTCGCGCCGCGGGACGGGCGAGGGCGAGGGCAGCGGCAACCCGCCCGGGGCCGGCGTGGGAGTGGCGAAGACCGGCGCGATGTACGTGCCGGGGATGTTGCTGTTGTAGGACCCGTTCAGGTTGACGCTGGTGCCGTCGCGGGACCATGACCCGGTGCCCGAGTACTTCGTGTCGCTGCCGTTGGTCGTGCCCTTGTTGTTGCGATCCTCGCGGAAGGTGCGCGTGAGCGTGTAGTTGGCGCCGAAACGCTGGTCGGTCAGGGAGACCTGGTTGCCGTGGCGGTCCTCGCGGATGTCGGCGATGCGCAGATCGGCCTCGCTGCCCGCCTTGAGGTTCTGGCCGAACGTGGCGCGGGCGTTGTCGACGGTGTAGATGTTGGAGTCGTCCGCGCTCACGTCGAGCGTCATGGTGTCCAGCAGCCGTTGCTGGTGCCGCACGCGCCACCAGTAGTCGTCGAACGGCCGGCGGTTCTTGCGATCCAGGCCGTGGCGGGCGAGGGGATCGCCGCCGGCGAATGCCTGGTTGAGCACCCGGTTGTGCTCCTCGGGGGTCAGGCCGTCGGCCACGCCGTCGCCGTCGCTGTCGGTCAGGTCGCCGGGATTCGGGTCGCTCTGGGCCAGGCCGTAGGTCTCGAACAGCGACAGGCTGGTCGGGATGTTGGTCCACTGGTGCTTCACGCCCAGGCCCGGGCCCTTCTTCTGCATGAAGTCCGTCAGCAACGTGCCGGAATGCTGGGGATTGAGGCGGTAACCCCACGAGGTCTTGACGTAGAAGCCTTCCACGTCGTTCTGCCCGAACTGCACGCTGGTCTCGCGCTTCTTGAGCGGCAACCACAAGAAGGGCACCCAGAACAGGCGGCGGTTGTTGACGTAGATCCAGGAATCCCAGCCCAGGGCGTAGTCGTCCTGCACCAGTTCGAGCGCGCGGCTGGTGACGTGGTAGTGCGGCGGGA
The window above is part of the Candidatus Tanganyikabacteria bacterium genome. Proteins encoded here:
- a CDS encoding LPS-assembly protein LptD gives rise to the protein APGGAPATPAPPEAVPEPTASPATASNMVKVKADIIEYDRANKIATAKGNVDVRYQGAHITSEFMQFDQGRDTLKTDRDFVLTQADPKGTQTIKGSGLAYNVKTKEATVSNALLNVPVPDTGRPVFVSGKELRAAQKQNKFNVAEGIFSTCEEIEEGIPPHYHVTSRALELVQDDYALGWDSWIYVNNRRLFWVPFLWLPLKKRETSVQFGQNDVEGFYVKTSWGYRLNPQHSGTLLTDFMQKKGPGLGVKHQWTNIPTSLSLFETYGLAQSDPNPGDLTDSDGDGVADGLTPEEHNRVLNQAFAGGDPLARHGLDRKNRRPFDDYWWRVRHQQRLLDTMTLDVSADDSNIYTVDNARATFGQNLKAGSEADLRIADIREDRHGNQVSLTDQRFGANYTLTRTFREDRNNKGTTNGSDTKYSGTGSWSRDGTSVNLNGSYNSNIPGTYIAPVFATPTPAPGGLPLPSPSPVPRRETTNTSGTLTVSQALPPLPGSTSNSNLAWSNTYSKQVNPSPQPVVENLDEKLAYTADLGWGDFRAEAAKKFRFEPQAGRQSFRQAPHVDELPELELKSKPILGEYQPFTLAIDMGRYFDSAIFPEEDVQKVLTDSSLAHKRPNLGFISRAVPRLELNNKAHEMGFRSTLDFGGTAFEQRFYGTGDQAYNTTLKTALGTQYTDWWKQTLTYSRVMPGGIDEKDPTKRSNTPFQWDRRSLSKETTLNGAENFEWKGAHARGFFGEPVAAGGRAARDLLSGVELPGGLAAYDLRPVGEALAAAGGAFRDVMDFPGTISWTHNLGYDYERLRYSDYRTSLTLNPSGLISVSVNSSYHFKQVPHLEFKGDGPDDIRGKWNTTTLAATLRTTEQVIGGNWGMAKTQPGGWLTTSLNWEPDTGKVTSLTNELKASFGESWDGHWELGLAAAWERLPQAQQDPNDPKSDRRAYRPTRIAIARDLHDFILSLSYERAPGEDRSGDRYLLKLHMTALNFDILSIDPTSIGAGNLGVSTSQLGITP
- a CDS encoding carboxypeptidase regulatory-like domain-containing protein, whose protein sequence is MTGSKEGVSSRDGSRGAARCGRRWTPLLPGLCVVVVASTGGCPQPIPPIRLEPTKVPPTFVAVAPGQTQQSARFLTGSTLYLKVKDARTGLRVPRATIGIHGPTLAGGVSGATFDLSFGPLTAGTYRLRVSAPGYVTKLQDLAIAARTKSGQKTEDTKVEVVMEPGAGEIVGRVVDAASGAALPGARIQAGDELAFAGADGAFRLAGLAPGSIHSVAIRKTGYAAATVEGGRPGGDLGTVRLAARPLTINLANAGAVFGTTAAAAVLGGLKAALAERATVKEEDPQGADIQVFAAPGEAVAAKASDLLEWARQGGKLVVLGEWGGLAGYSPEAAEALVHSAGIAINADLVRSSQNASSLDWPLASAMAPWPFASADVALFQSASVFAVAPAQAVLRAQGGYRVAGISTQEPAVAAVAPYGAGLVAAAGDTSAWSDANTTGAGPDLGIRDNRSYVVNLILW
- a CDS encoding protein kinase — translated: MNCPFCSTYNDPENRFCCDCGKPLKAAVTAVAGPGVTQPASSTAGSSNHLLAPSTLLQDRYRITQLVGQGGMGAIYLANDTRFSSKVCIVKEMLDHFHDPEQRDIATQNFYREADLLANLRHNAIPEVYDRFTEANRHYLVMEYINGADLEQKMHENGGPFDEKGVLGWAIQVCDVLSYLHHQKPPIIYRDMKPANLILTSFGKIYLVDFGIARFFNPQARGTMIGTQGYAPPEQYRGQVEQRTDIYALGATMHYLLTGRDPQNEPPFSFPPVRTLNPAVSEQTERTVMKCLETDIDKRYASADELLAELIATGGEQTGAVRNCPHCSKQISRGRQFCPHCRNYIAAHHTTTHDKIHERALTARNLAMPTTQTKAPFTREPWFLVLAGVMLFVLAFIAAYFLLQVAK
- a CDS encoding S8 family serine peptidase, which produces MAPLPGERPRSPARALGAALARWAGAAALALSACFNPGPAPTGASDFVPGQVIVGYRPASDRAALRDEFGVLRAVPLGESSELWVLPAGHDPLAVSRRVRGVRFSQPNYVRRIQAYQASEFDPAVPAKDNPLWHLAVVQANQAWGVDRPATLRTFAADNPPGKPIMVAVVDSGVDVRHPDLAANIARDASGSVRYFDEISVCGSPPTDELAPPGASRLNFNYATAYSDAAHPGPDGNGHGTHVAGIIAALGNNQPGVECKEPPCNTVGLGPGVSILPVKTMNALGDGNDFCIARGLRDAADAGARVINLSVGGPQPGPALEEAIEYLAARGALLVVASGNDGLRVNYPAAYPGAIAVGAVGHPADAGYPEALSKGAQYSSSGPELDLVAPGGSDTADCPERKCGVYSTVPTYTSDIVIVGKVVGTGYGRLTGTSMATPQVSAVAALILSREPNLSAAQVRQRLVATAVAVPGTGGAFTDRFGYGLLNPLGALSQVSHDGK